The following DNA comes from Vibrio gigantis.
CTGACGCAACCGATACGCTGTATGTCATTGATGAAGAAGAGCGTCTTATCGGTAACCTATCGCTTACCACACTAGTAACGACTCAACCCGATGTACCTGTTTCAGAAGTGATGGAAGATGCCGACGAAGCAATTACAGTTGAAACCAGTGCTTCCGATATTGCGAGCCTGTTCGAACGTCGTAATTGGGTTTCAGCGCCAGTAGTCGATAGTAATCAACACCTTGTTGGCCGTATCACCATCGATGACGTAGTTGATGTTATTCGTGAAGATGCCGAACACTCAATGATGAGCATGGCGGGTATGGACGATGACGAAGATACCTTCGCACCAGTCGTAAAATCCGCCCGTCGTCGTAGTGTCTGGCTTGGTGCTAACGTACTCGCAGCACTGGCTGCGGCATCGGTATCAAATATGTTTGAAGCAACGCTCGACCAAATGGCAGCGATTGCGGTTCTTATGACTATCGTACCTTCAATGGGTGGTGTTGCGGGTAACCAAACCGTTGCTCTTGTGATTCGTGGCTTAGCACTTGGTCATATCGGTGACAGTAACAAACGCGAACTACTACTCAAAGAAGCCGCTATCGGCTTCCTCAACGGCGTTTTATGGGCCGTTATCATTGGTGGTATCGTTGTAGCTTGGAAAGGCAACTGGATACTGGGAGGCATCATCTCAGCGGCAATGATGACCAACTTGATTGTTGCAGGTATTGCTGGGGTAACCATCCCGGTAATGCTGAAGAAGATGAATATCGATCCGGCCCTTGCTGGCGGTATGGCACTGACCACAGTAACCGATGTTATTGGCCTATCGGTATTCTTAGGCTTAGC
Coding sequences within:
- the mgtE gene encoding magnesium transporter, with the protein product MAEQLEFDQAHQTLQEVSEALENGRFVHVRRQLQDMEPEDIAHLLEASPRKSRDVLWQLTDPEDYGEILDELNEDVKDALVSKMAPETLAEATEGMETDDVAYVLRSLPDDVSREVLSQMDSVDRALVETALSYPEDSAGAIMNTDVITIRGDVDVDVVLRYMRMRGELPDATDTLYVIDEEERLIGNLSLTTLVTTQPDVPVSEVMEDADEAITVETSASDIASLFERRNWVSAPVVDSNQHLVGRITIDDVVDVIREDAEHSMMSMAGMDDDEDTFAPVVKSARRRSVWLGANVLAALAAASVSNMFEATLDQMAAIAVLMTIVPSMGGVAGNQTVALVIRGLALGHIGDSNKRELLLKEAAIGFLNGVLWAVIIGGIVVAWKGNWILGGIISAAMMTNLIVAGIAGVTIPVMLKKMNIDPALAGGMALTTVTDVIGLSVFLGLATILI